A region of Salvelinus fontinalis isolate EN_2023a unplaced genomic scaffold, ASM2944872v1 scaffold_0987, whole genome shotgun sequence DNA encodes the following proteins:
- the LOC129848111 gene encoding fibrous sheath-interacting protein 2-like, whose product MPTMSKSAGKEEEHGLQEAQERTFPVFFRGKLGEKLHQETPGFDLLDPNMRVMDVSYNCLHDKHLKSFFRHPERKKRLVKQGLITSNEKVLCTCKEYNRYSSYIKSVQLLWEKQCCALQKNLLKQFLVLQQQGEVPSHISLTDIREWLIAKGRNYFKNTFQSEMEEGKNLHLAELAWDVKRRRRLEELEREVCRELRLERRICWSVIGQVRMEQRHS is encoded by the exons ATGCCTACTATGTCAAAAAGTGCGGGCAAAGAAGAAGAACAT gGGTTACAGGAAGCCCAAGAGAGGACATTCCCTGTATTCTTCAGAGGAAAACTAGGGGAGAAG CTCCATCAGGAGACCCCCGGGTTTGACCTGTTGGACCCCAACATGAGAGTCATGGATGTTAGTTATAACTGCCTCCACGACAAACACCTGAAGAGTTTTTTCCGCCATCCGGAAAGGAAGAAGCGGCTGGTGAAGCAAGGCCTCATCACCTCAAATGAGAAG GTGCTGTGTACGTGTAAAGAGTACAATCGCTACAGTAGCTACATCAAGTCAGTTCAGTTGCTGTGGGAGAAGCAGTGCTGTGCCCTGCAG aAAAATCTTTTGAAGCAGTTCCTAGTCTTGCAGCAGCAAGGGGAGGTTCCTTCCCACATCTCACTGACGGATATTAGAGAATGGCTCATTGCCAAGGGTAGAAACTACTTCAAGAACAC GTTTCAGAGTGAAATGGAAGAGGGGAAGAACCTTCACTTGGCTGAACTGGCTTGGGATGTGAAACGACGCCGCAGGCTTGAGGAGCTGGAAAGAGAAGTGTGCAGGGAGCTGCGCCTGGAGCGCCGAATCTGCTGGTCGGTGATTGGACAGGTAAGGATGGAACAGCGGCACTCCTAG